The Pseudochaenichthys georgianus chromosome 8, fPseGeo1.2, whole genome shotgun sequence genome has a segment encoding these proteins:
- the LOC117451088 gene encoding luc7-like protein 3 isoform X1, whose translation MLSAAQLLDELMGRDRNLAPDEKRSNVRWDDETKVCRYYLCGFCPAELFTNTRSDLGPCEKIHDENLRITYEKSSRFMKEGYERDFLRYLQSLLAEVERRIRRGHARLALSQAQQNAGGPGPTGKNDEKGQVLTEKIEDLVLQIEELGSEGRVEEAQGMMKLVEQLKDERELITSTPSTIESFAAQEKQMEVCEVCGAFLIVGDAQSRVDDHLMGKQHMGYAKIKSTVEELKEKLRRRSEEPQDENPALKKDREDREHEREEREKKRKEEEEKEKEREKERDKEKEKEKEREKERDKERDKERDRDRDKDRERDRRTRRSNSNSRNSSRASDRKRSRSRDRRRSRSRDKERERERKRSRSRDRERKRSRERSDRKHRSRSRDRKKSRSAERKSHRHRSRSKDKDREEKKDRDKERSSKDKDRKVTEERSSSKKEKHSDGNAAAIKASSEPEPMEKKAAAPAPPQINGQQELLHSEGDSGIFVGGRSGRAHASFP comes from the exons ATGCTTTCCGCAGCCCAGTTACTCGATGAGTTAATGGGCCGAGATAGAAACTTGGCCCCTGACGAGAAGCGATCCAACGTGCGATGGGACGATGAGACC AAGGTATGCAGATACTACCTATGCGGCTTCTGCCCGGCTGAGCTATTCACCAACACCCGCTCTGACCTGG gccCTTGTGAAAAAATccacgatgaaaatcttagaaTCAC GTATGAGAAAAGCTCTAGGTTCATGAAGGAGGGCTATGAGCGGGACTTCCTACGCTATCTGCAGTCCCTCTTGGCAGAGGTGGAACGCCGGATTCGTAGAGGGCACGCCCGCCTTGCACTTTCGCAGGCTCAGCAGAATGCAGGG GGTCCTGGTCCAACAGGAAAGAATGATGAGAAGGGCCAGGTTCTTACAGAAAAAATTGAAGACCTAGTTTTGCAG ATTGAGGAGCTGGGGTCGGAGGGCAGAGTGGAGGAGGCCCAGGGAATGATGAAGCTGGTGGAGCAGCTAAAGGATGAGAGGGAGCTGATCACCTCAACCCCCTCG ACCATCGAGAGCTTTGCAGCCCAAGAGAAACAGATGGaggtgtgtgaggtgtgtgGGGCCTTCCTCATTGTGGGGGACGCACAGTCCAGGGTAGACGACCACTTGATGGGCAAGCAACACATGGGCTACGCCAAGATCAAATCCACTGTGGAAGAGCTCAAG GAGAAACTTCGCCGTCGCTCAGAGGAACCCCAAGATGAAAACCCAGCACTAAAGAAGGACAGAGAAGACCGCGAGCATGAGAGGGAGGAAAGGGAGAAAAAGCgcaaagaggaggaagagaaggaaAAAGAGCGAGAGAAAGAGCGTGACAAGGAGAAGGAAAAAGAGAAGGAGCGCGAGAAGGAGCGAGACAAGGAGCGGGACAAGGAGCGGGACAGAGATAGAGAcaaggacagagagagggaccggAGGACACGCCGAAGCAACTCCAACAGTCGCAATTCCAGCCGAGCATCGGACAGGAAGCGGAGCAGGTCCCGAGATCGCCGGCGCTCCAGGAGCAGAgacaaggagagggagagggaacgCAAGCGCAGCAG GAGCCGGGACAGGGAGAGGAAACGCAGTCGTGAGCGCTCCGACAGAAAGCATCGCTCCCGCAGTCGTGACAGGAAGAAGTCACGCAGCGCAGAGCGCAAATCTCACCGCCATCGCAGCCGCAGCAAGGACAAGGACAGGGAGGAGAAGAAAGACAGGGACAAAGAGCGGTCATCGAAAGACAAAG ACCGTAAGGTGACGGAGGAGAGGAGCAGCTCTAAGAAAGAGAAGCACTCTGACGGCAATGCAGCTGCCATTAAGGCTTCGTCCGAACCAGAACCGATGGAGAAAAAGGCGGCGGCCCCCGCCCCCCCTCAGATTAACGGCCAGCAAGAGCTCCTCCATTCTGAAG GGGACTCTGGGATATTTGTTGGAGGAAGAAGTGGAAGAGCGCACGCATCCTTTCCCTGA
- the LOC117451088 gene encoding luc7-like protein 3 isoform X3: protein MLSAAQLLDELMGRDRNLAPDEKRSNVRWDDETKVCRYYLCGFCPAELFTNTRSDLGPCEKIHDENLRITYEKSSRFMKEGYERDFLRYLQSLLAEVERRIRRGHARLALSQAQQNAGGPGPTGKNDEKGQVLTEKIEDLVLQIEELGSEGRVEEAQGMMKLVEQLKDERELITSTPSTIESFAAQEKQMEVCEVCGAFLIVGDAQSRVDDHLMGKQHMGYAKIKSTVEELKEKLRRRSEEPQDENPALKKDREDREHEREEREKKRKEEEEKEKEREKERDKEKEKEKEREKERDKERDKERDRDRDKDRERDRRTRRSNSNSRNSSRASDRKRSRSRDRRRSRSRDKERERERKRSRSRDRERKRSRERSDRKHRSRSRDRKKSRSAERKSHRHRSRSKDKDREEKKDRDKERSSKDKDRKVTEERSSSKKEKHSDGNAAAIKASSEPEPMEKKAAAPAPPQINGQQELLHSEGDTQSN, encoded by the exons ATGCTTTCCGCAGCCCAGTTACTCGATGAGTTAATGGGCCGAGATAGAAACTTGGCCCCTGACGAGAAGCGATCCAACGTGCGATGGGACGATGAGACC AAGGTATGCAGATACTACCTATGCGGCTTCTGCCCGGCTGAGCTATTCACCAACACCCGCTCTGACCTGG gccCTTGTGAAAAAATccacgatgaaaatcttagaaTCAC GTATGAGAAAAGCTCTAGGTTCATGAAGGAGGGCTATGAGCGGGACTTCCTACGCTATCTGCAGTCCCTCTTGGCAGAGGTGGAACGCCGGATTCGTAGAGGGCACGCCCGCCTTGCACTTTCGCAGGCTCAGCAGAATGCAGGG GGTCCTGGTCCAACAGGAAAGAATGATGAGAAGGGCCAGGTTCTTACAGAAAAAATTGAAGACCTAGTTTTGCAG ATTGAGGAGCTGGGGTCGGAGGGCAGAGTGGAGGAGGCCCAGGGAATGATGAAGCTGGTGGAGCAGCTAAAGGATGAGAGGGAGCTGATCACCTCAACCCCCTCG ACCATCGAGAGCTTTGCAGCCCAAGAGAAACAGATGGaggtgtgtgaggtgtgtgGGGCCTTCCTCATTGTGGGGGACGCACAGTCCAGGGTAGACGACCACTTGATGGGCAAGCAACACATGGGCTACGCCAAGATCAAATCCACTGTGGAAGAGCTCAAG GAGAAACTTCGCCGTCGCTCAGAGGAACCCCAAGATGAAAACCCAGCACTAAAGAAGGACAGAGAAGACCGCGAGCATGAGAGGGAGGAAAGGGAGAAAAAGCgcaaagaggaggaagagaaggaaAAAGAGCGAGAGAAAGAGCGTGACAAGGAGAAGGAAAAAGAGAAGGAGCGCGAGAAGGAGCGAGACAAGGAGCGGGACAAGGAGCGGGACAGAGATAGAGAcaaggacagagagagggaccggAGGACACGCCGAAGCAACTCCAACAGTCGCAATTCCAGCCGAGCATCGGACAGGAAGCGGAGCAGGTCCCGAGATCGCCGGCGCTCCAGGAGCAGAgacaaggagagggagagggaacgCAAGCGCAGCAG GAGCCGGGACAGGGAGAGGAAACGCAGTCGTGAGCGCTCCGACAGAAAGCATCGCTCCCGCAGTCGTGACAGGAAGAAGTCACGCAGCGCAGAGCGCAAATCTCACCGCCATCGCAGCCGCAGCAAGGACAAGGACAGGGAGGAGAAGAAAGACAGGGACAAAGAGCGGTCATCGAAAGACAAAG ACCGTAAGGTGACGGAGGAGAGGAGCAGCTCTAAGAAAGAGAAGCACTCTGACGGCAATGCAGCTGCCATTAAGGCTTCGTCCGAACCAGAACCGATGGAGAAAAAGGCGGCGGCCCCCGCCCCCCCTCAGATTAACGGCCAGCAAGAGCTCCTCCATTCTGAAGGTGACACTCAGTCCAATTAA
- the LOC117451088 gene encoding luc7-like protein 3 isoform X2, translating into MLSAAQLLDELMGRDRNLAPDEKRSNVRWDDETVCRYYLCGFCPAELFTNTRSDLGPCEKIHDENLRITYEKSSRFMKEGYERDFLRYLQSLLAEVERRIRRGHARLALSQAQQNAGGPGPTGKNDEKGQVLTEKIEDLVLQIEELGSEGRVEEAQGMMKLVEQLKDERELITSTPSTIESFAAQEKQMEVCEVCGAFLIVGDAQSRVDDHLMGKQHMGYAKIKSTVEELKEKLRRRSEEPQDENPALKKDREDREHEREEREKKRKEEEEKEKEREKERDKEKEKEKEREKERDKERDKERDRDRDKDRERDRRTRRSNSNSRNSSRASDRKRSRSRDRRRSRSRDKERERERKRSRSRDRERKRSRERSDRKHRSRSRDRKKSRSAERKSHRHRSRSKDKDREEKKDRDKERSSKDKDRKVTEERSSSKKEKHSDGNAAAIKASSEPEPMEKKAAAPAPPQINGQQELLHSEGDSGIFVGGRSGRAHASFP; encoded by the exons ATGCTTTCCGCAGCCCAGTTACTCGATGAGTTAATGGGCCGAGATAGAAACTTGGCCCCTGACGAGAAGCGATCCAACGTGCGATGGGACGATGAGACC GTATGCAGATACTACCTATGCGGCTTCTGCCCGGCTGAGCTATTCACCAACACCCGCTCTGACCTGG gccCTTGTGAAAAAATccacgatgaaaatcttagaaTCAC GTATGAGAAAAGCTCTAGGTTCATGAAGGAGGGCTATGAGCGGGACTTCCTACGCTATCTGCAGTCCCTCTTGGCAGAGGTGGAACGCCGGATTCGTAGAGGGCACGCCCGCCTTGCACTTTCGCAGGCTCAGCAGAATGCAGGG GGTCCTGGTCCAACAGGAAAGAATGATGAGAAGGGCCAGGTTCTTACAGAAAAAATTGAAGACCTAGTTTTGCAG ATTGAGGAGCTGGGGTCGGAGGGCAGAGTGGAGGAGGCCCAGGGAATGATGAAGCTGGTGGAGCAGCTAAAGGATGAGAGGGAGCTGATCACCTCAACCCCCTCG ACCATCGAGAGCTTTGCAGCCCAAGAGAAACAGATGGaggtgtgtgaggtgtgtgGGGCCTTCCTCATTGTGGGGGACGCACAGTCCAGGGTAGACGACCACTTGATGGGCAAGCAACACATGGGCTACGCCAAGATCAAATCCACTGTGGAAGAGCTCAAG GAGAAACTTCGCCGTCGCTCAGAGGAACCCCAAGATGAAAACCCAGCACTAAAGAAGGACAGAGAAGACCGCGAGCATGAGAGGGAGGAAAGGGAGAAAAAGCgcaaagaggaggaagagaaggaaAAAGAGCGAGAGAAAGAGCGTGACAAGGAGAAGGAAAAAGAGAAGGAGCGCGAGAAGGAGCGAGACAAGGAGCGGGACAAGGAGCGGGACAGAGATAGAGAcaaggacagagagagggaccggAGGACACGCCGAAGCAACTCCAACAGTCGCAATTCCAGCCGAGCATCGGACAGGAAGCGGAGCAGGTCCCGAGATCGCCGGCGCTCCAGGAGCAGAgacaaggagagggagagggaacgCAAGCGCAGCAG GAGCCGGGACAGGGAGAGGAAACGCAGTCGTGAGCGCTCCGACAGAAAGCATCGCTCCCGCAGTCGTGACAGGAAGAAGTCACGCAGCGCAGAGCGCAAATCTCACCGCCATCGCAGCCGCAGCAAGGACAAGGACAGGGAGGAGAAGAAAGACAGGGACAAAGAGCGGTCATCGAAAGACAAAG ACCGTAAGGTGACGGAGGAGAGGAGCAGCTCTAAGAAAGAGAAGCACTCTGACGGCAATGCAGCTGCCATTAAGGCTTCGTCCGAACCAGAACCGATGGAGAAAAAGGCGGCGGCCCCCGCCCCCCCTCAGATTAACGGCCAGCAAGAGCTCCTCCATTCTGAAG GGGACTCTGGGATATTTGTTGGAGGAAGAAGTGGAAGAGCGCACGCATCCTTTCCCTGA
- the LOC117451088 gene encoding luc7-like protein 3 isoform X4 — MLSAAQLLDELMGRDRNLAPDEKRSNVRWDDETVCRYYLCGFCPAELFTNTRSDLGPCEKIHDENLRITYEKSSRFMKEGYERDFLRYLQSLLAEVERRIRRGHARLALSQAQQNAGGPGPTGKNDEKGQVLTEKIEDLVLQIEELGSEGRVEEAQGMMKLVEQLKDERELITSTPSTIESFAAQEKQMEVCEVCGAFLIVGDAQSRVDDHLMGKQHMGYAKIKSTVEELKEKLRRRSEEPQDENPALKKDREDREHEREEREKKRKEEEEKEKEREKERDKEKEKEKEREKERDKERDKERDRDRDKDRERDRRTRRSNSNSRNSSRASDRKRSRSRDRRRSRSRDKERERERKRSRSRDRERKRSRERSDRKHRSRSRDRKKSRSAERKSHRHRSRSKDKDREEKKDRDKERSSKDKDRKVTEERSSSKKEKHSDGNAAAIKASSEPEPMEKKAAAPAPPQINGQQELLHSEGDTQSN; from the exons ATGCTTTCCGCAGCCCAGTTACTCGATGAGTTAATGGGCCGAGATAGAAACTTGGCCCCTGACGAGAAGCGATCCAACGTGCGATGGGACGATGAGACC GTATGCAGATACTACCTATGCGGCTTCTGCCCGGCTGAGCTATTCACCAACACCCGCTCTGACCTGG gccCTTGTGAAAAAATccacgatgaaaatcttagaaTCAC GTATGAGAAAAGCTCTAGGTTCATGAAGGAGGGCTATGAGCGGGACTTCCTACGCTATCTGCAGTCCCTCTTGGCAGAGGTGGAACGCCGGATTCGTAGAGGGCACGCCCGCCTTGCACTTTCGCAGGCTCAGCAGAATGCAGGG GGTCCTGGTCCAACAGGAAAGAATGATGAGAAGGGCCAGGTTCTTACAGAAAAAATTGAAGACCTAGTTTTGCAG ATTGAGGAGCTGGGGTCGGAGGGCAGAGTGGAGGAGGCCCAGGGAATGATGAAGCTGGTGGAGCAGCTAAAGGATGAGAGGGAGCTGATCACCTCAACCCCCTCG ACCATCGAGAGCTTTGCAGCCCAAGAGAAACAGATGGaggtgtgtgaggtgtgtgGGGCCTTCCTCATTGTGGGGGACGCACAGTCCAGGGTAGACGACCACTTGATGGGCAAGCAACACATGGGCTACGCCAAGATCAAATCCACTGTGGAAGAGCTCAAG GAGAAACTTCGCCGTCGCTCAGAGGAACCCCAAGATGAAAACCCAGCACTAAAGAAGGACAGAGAAGACCGCGAGCATGAGAGGGAGGAAAGGGAGAAAAAGCgcaaagaggaggaagagaaggaaAAAGAGCGAGAGAAAGAGCGTGACAAGGAGAAGGAAAAAGAGAAGGAGCGCGAGAAGGAGCGAGACAAGGAGCGGGACAAGGAGCGGGACAGAGATAGAGAcaaggacagagagagggaccggAGGACACGCCGAAGCAACTCCAACAGTCGCAATTCCAGCCGAGCATCGGACAGGAAGCGGAGCAGGTCCCGAGATCGCCGGCGCTCCAGGAGCAGAgacaaggagagggagagggaacgCAAGCGCAGCAG GAGCCGGGACAGGGAGAGGAAACGCAGTCGTGAGCGCTCCGACAGAAAGCATCGCTCCCGCAGTCGTGACAGGAAGAAGTCACGCAGCGCAGAGCGCAAATCTCACCGCCATCGCAGCCGCAGCAAGGACAAGGACAGGGAGGAGAAGAAAGACAGGGACAAAGAGCGGTCATCGAAAGACAAAG ACCGTAAGGTGACGGAGGAGAGGAGCAGCTCTAAGAAAGAGAAGCACTCTGACGGCAATGCAGCTGCCATTAAGGCTTCGTCCGAACCAGAACCGATGGAGAAAAAGGCGGCGGCCCCCGCCCCCCCTCAGATTAACGGCCAGCAAGAGCTCCTCCATTCTGAAGGTGACACTCAGTCCAATTAA